The genomic window TCGTATTCCCTACACCAGCTACACCACACCGCTGAGAAGTAGAGAAATACAGGCTTTCCTGCTATCTCAGCCTCTTTTAGAGCCGAGGGATAACTCGTATACCATCCTATATCGGGAGCTTTATCTCTTAATTCCCTTTCACAGCTATGTACAAGTAATACCAGTAGAAGGAGTAAAAGAAACCTCACAAGTTTAAATTTAATATGAGGAGGTCCCAAGGCTTATTTGTCTGTAAAGCACCAGCTTATAACTGCCATTCTGATAAACAGACCGTTTCTAACCTGCTCCTGTATCAGGGATTTTTCGGAGTAGAGCAGTGAGCTGTCTATATCTATATCCCTGTTGACAGGTCCAGGGTGCATGAAGAAACCCTTCAGTTTCTTGTGCCTTTCCTTTGTAAGGCCGAACTGCTCAAAATAACTCCTCTCGGAGGGAATCAGGTTTTCCTTCTGACGCTCTTTCTGAAGTCTAAGCCATATAACAACATCAGCCCACTCTATACCTTCGTCCACATTATCAAAAACCTCTTTAACACCAAACACGTGAATATCCCTTGGAATCATGGTCTTGGGTCCGGATACAGAAACCTCAGCACCGAAAAGCCCGAAAAGAGCTGCTCCAGACCTAAAGACTCTACTGTGGGTTATATCACCCACATACAGCACCTTTAAACCTTTAAGGCTTCCGTAAGCTTCTCGGAGTGTAAACAGGTCTGTAAGCCCCTGCGTAGGATGCTGATGGGTTGAGTCTCCCGCGTTTATGAGGGAAAGTTTAAGGGCATTCGCTGTATCCTCGTAGGGGAACAGTATGAAAGGGACCCTGAAGATCACACCCCTGAACCCAAGGGCTTCAAAGGTCTTAAGGGTGTCAAAGAAGCTTTCCCCCTTCGCAAGGGAGCTACTCTCCCCCAGGACTGTATAAGTTTCCAGACCAAGGGTTCTACACGCCTTCTCAAAGGATATGCGGGTTCTGGTTGAAGGTTCAAGGAACAGGAGAACGATATCCCCCTCAAGTCTCTCTTCCTTACCCTCTTTAAAAGAGGAAGCTTTCTTCAGTATCTTTTCAACTTCCTTTTTGCCGATATCCCTGACAGATATGAGGCTCTTCATGGCTTGGAAAACTATTTTAGGCCATAGATGGAATGTTTAATGGAAGAAATTCAGGTAACATAGCGGTAACACTCCTGCCGAATTTAAAGGTCAGAAGGAGGTTATTCAATGGTTGCCACTCAGGTAGGCTGGGCACCATGGCTCTTTGCACTCCTTGAAAGAATTGAAGGGCTACCCTTTGTTGAAAGCCTGGAAATTATGGAGCTGTCTTCGGAGGAAGTCAACACTGAATTTTCTCTGAGGATAAGAATATTGGAGGGAACGGACGTAAGCCTGGTCCTGCCAACTATAGTAGACTTGATAACTCAGGAAAGTTGGAAAGTTTATGAGAGAAATAATACGCTCCCAACCTTTTTCTGGGAAGTAGTAGGTTAAAAGATTATGATATAAATATTTGACAGGTTACCAAATAAGCTTTAAATTGATAACAAAGGAGTTTAAGTGTTAAAGACTAAGGGAACAATTAAGCAATCAAAACCACTGTTTAGGGGTTATTTTAAGCACCTAAGGCAATACAAGGCTTTTGATGAGGTGTTTAACAGAACAGGCAAGCCAAAAAAACATTACCAGAAGGTAGCCAACTTCTTCTCCAAAATGTCCAAAGATGAGTTCTTAGAACTCAACAATCACACGAAAATTTCCTTTATGTATCAGGGTGTAACTTTCACGGTTTACTCTGAAAAGGAAGGTATAGAGAGAATTTTTCCCTTTGACCTTTTCCCACGGATAATAACTCAAAGAGAATGGGAGAAAATAGAAAGGGGACTTGTTCAAAGGATAACTGCTCTAAACCTGTTCCTGCACGATATATACCATGATAAGAAGATACTTAAAGATAGGGTTATTCCCTACGACCTCGTTCTGGAGTCTCCCCATTACAACAAGGAAATGATAAATCTTGAACCTCCAGGTGGTGTGTACACACACGTATCCGGTATTGACATAATCCGCCACAAAGACGGAGAGTTTTACGTGCTGGAAGATAATCTACGCTCTCCATCGGGGGTGAGTTATGTCCTGTCAAACCGGTCAACGATGAAAAAAGTCCTGCCCAACATATTTTTCCATTATGAGGTGTCTTCTGTGAGCGATTATCCTCAGCAACTTCTTGCGATGCTGAAATCAGTCGCACCTGAAGGAGTTGATGAGCCAACCTGCGTTGTTCTGACTCCGGGTATATATAACTCAGCCTACTATGAGCACACGTTCTTAGCTCACAATATGGGTGTAGAGCTTGTTGAGGGTAGAGACATGTTCGTTGATAACAACTTCGTGTATATGAAAACCATCTACGGACCCCAAAAAGTTGATGTGATATACAGAAGGGTTGATGACAGTTTCTTAGACCCTTTGGTCTTTAAACCTGAATCCCTCCTCGGAGTTCCGGGAATAATGGCCGCTTACAGGGCTGGAAATGTGACTATAGTTAACGCTCCAGGAACTGGAGTTGCTGACGATAAAGCCATATACGCCTATGTGCCTCAAATGATAAGGTACTACCTTAAAGAGGAGCCGGTGCTTAATAACGTTCCGACGTATATCTGTGACATAGAGGAGGATTTCAATTATGTAATGGACAATATGGAGAAGTTAGTTATCAAGCCTGTTGATGAATCAGGAGGTTACGGGATACTTATAGGTGCTATGGCAACAAAAGAAGAGATTGAAACTTACAAAAACAAGATAAGAAGAAACAGAAGAAAGTATATAGCCCAGCCGATAATGACGCTTTCCACCCACCCTACGTTTATTGAAGAATCTGGGAAATTTGAACCAAGACACATAGATTTAAGGACTTTCCTCCTTTATGGAAAGGATTTTAAATATCCTCTTAAGGGTGGTTTAACTAGAGTTGCCCTAAAGAAAGGCAGTCTTATAGTTAACTCATCACAGGGTGGGGGCTCTAAAGATACGTGGGTTATGGAATAAAGCATGCTCTCAAGGATAGCGAACAACCTCTTTTGGCTCGGTAGATATCTGGAAAGGGTTGAAGACACGACGAGATTTGTAGAGGTTCAATACTACTCGGCTTTAGATGCACCCTTTATACAGAAAAAGGAGCTAACTTTAAACTCAATACTCTCCATTCTTGGTAACTCAGACTACTACTTCCAGAAATACGAGACTTTATCTGAGGATGATGTCCTGTACACGGCGATATTTGATAGGGATAACCCCACTTCAGTTTTTTATTCCCTGAGCATGGCGAGAGAGAACGCCAGGACAACAAGAGATATATTGGCTGAGCATCTATGGGAGTCCATAAACCGTTTCTATCACTATTTAAAAAACTACAGATTTAACAGGTTTCAGAAAAATCCCTTTGACCTGCTTGATACCGTGATAGACAACTGCTTCATTATCAACGGGATAATAGACAGGATCATAATGAAGGATATCGGATGGGCTTTTATAAAGCTTGGAATAGACATAGAGAAAGCTGCCCAGCTGTCAAGAATAATCTTGGCAAAGATACAGGACATTGAAAACATGAAAAATCCTACAGAGATAGCGGAACGTTTCCAGTGGAACAAGCTTCTTGAAAGCACCGCTGCTGAAGATATAAAGAGCACACTTGACCCAAAAGCTACGGACAAGGAAAAAGTTCTTGAAATCCTGATTTTGAATCCCAAATCTCCACGCTCAATTTCCTATAATCTTCAGAGCATTTACAATCTACTCGTTTTAGTTTCTTTGGATAAAGAGGAGAAGGCGGGAAGCGTGGAGTTTGAGGCAGGCAAACTCGCTTCAAGGTTCAGGTACACAACCGTTGAAGATATCATAAACGTGGGAGAAAAGGAGTTTTGCTTAAGAACTCTGAACGATATCTACAGTTTAGCAACCCTGATAGAGAAGAGGTATTTTGTATACTGATGAGGTACAAAGTTATATATAACACCGACAACCATTACACGGATGTGGTAAGGGAGGCTATATACGACCTTTTGGTTTTGCCAACAACCGATGAATCTCAAACGCTTCTGTTCTACAACACAGAGAATTCTATCAAAGAGAAACCTACCCTATATAAGAACACCTTTGGGTTTGACGTTTTCAGGATAAGAACCGCCAAGCCCTTTGAGACTTTTTCTTTCAGAATGGAAGCTGAGGTCGCAGTGAAGGAGGTAAACCCCTTTGACTTTATCTCGCTTCCGCCTGAAGAGGAAAGAGCCATTTTAAACTCTGAAGCCTTCAAGATTGATAACTTCCTGTTTTTGAAAAGAACCAGATACACTCACCTGTCGGATTCTAATAAGAAGAAGATACCAAACCTTGATAAATCAAAATCGGTCTTTAACTTCTTGTTAGAACTGAACAGGTATATAAACGAGAGAATAGATTACTGCACCCTATCAACGGACGTTTACACTACTGCCGACCAAGTCTTTGAGCTTGGGAAAGGAGTTTGTCAGGACTACGCTCACGCTTTTATTTCTGTGGCAAGAGAGAACCAGATACCCTCCAGATACGTATCTGGGTATTTAAACCCCGGCGAGGGTCTAATTGGAAGCCTGTTCATGCACGCTTGGGTTGAAGCCCTGATACCGGGAGTGGGCTGGAAGGGTTTTGACCCTACAAACAACCTTCTCGTTGATGAAAACTACGTAAAGGTAGCTCACGGCGTTGATTATAATGATTGTGCACCTATTAAAGGGGTCGTAAAAACAAATGGAAAGGTGGAAACCCAGTATTTAGTGCAGGTTTCCCAGGAGCAGCAATGATAGAAGAGGTATTTTCCCTTGATTTAAGGGTTTCTGAGAAATTCTACATAAGAAGGAACAGGTATACTCCCGGAAATCCGGGAAGTGGAAAGAGGATATCAATAGTATCGGGCATACACGGGGATGAGCTTGAAGGTCAAATGGTGTGTTATCTGCTGAACAGGTTTTTAAGAGAGAATGAAGATAAGATTCTCGGAACTATAGATATCTATCCCTCTATCAATTCCGTCGGAATAGATTCCATATTGAGGAACGTTCCTCCTACAGATATTGACCTAAATAGAGTTTTCCCAGGTTCACCAGAAGGAACCTTACCGGAGAGAATCGCCTTTGCTCTTGTTGAAGCTGTGAAGGGTTCGGACATAGCGATAGACATCCATTCAAGCAACATCTTTCTCTTTGAAATACCCCAAGTTAGGATAAGTGAGGAGAATGCTGAAACCCTCGTTCCCTTGGCTGAGAAGCTGAACGTGGATTTTATATGGGTTCATGGTGCTGTTACGGTTTTAAAATCCACCTTTGCCCATACAATGAATGAGCTCGGCACTAAAACCCTCGTCGTGGAGATGGGTGTAGGTATGAGGCTAACTCAAGAGTACTGTTATCAGCTTTTTAGGGGGATTGTAAACTTGCTCACCCAAGAGGGGTTTTTAAACTATGAGGTTAACTATGATGTGAGGAAACCAACGATCTCAACGAACGGAGAAGTCCACTTCATAAACGCGGAAGCTCCAGGGATATTTATACAGAATTCAGAGCACGGCAGCTGGGTTAATGAAGGAGAGAATATAGGAAGAGTCGTATCCTCTCTAACGGGAGAGGTTCTCCAGGATGTTGTTTCCCCAGCTAAAGGTTTTCTATTTACCCTGAGGGAGTACCCAGTGGTATATCCCGGCTCCCTCCTTGCCAGGATTTACGAGGAAAAAAATGGGTAAAGAGCTTCTCTTCAGTTTTCCGTCCCCGAGCAGGGATGAGCTAAAGGTTTATGGCTACAGATTCAAAGGAGCAGAAGGGAAAGCTTCTGTTGCCA from Hydrogenivirga caldilitoris includes these protein-coding regions:
- a CDS encoding aspartate carbamoyltransferase catalytic subunit produces the protein MKSLISVRDIGKKEVEKILKKASSFKEGKEERLEGDIVLLFLEPSTRTRISFEKACRTLGLETYTVLGESSSLAKGESFFDTLKTFEALGFRGVIFRVPFILFPYEDTANALKLSLINAGDSTHQHPTQGLTDLFTLREAYGSLKGLKVLYVGDITHSRVFRSGAALFGLFGAEVSVSGPKTMIPRDIHVFGVKEVFDNVDEGIEWADVVIWLRLQKERQKENLIPSERSYFEQFGLTKERHKKLKGFFMHPGPVNRDIDIDSSLLYSEKSLIQEQVRNGLFIRMAVISWCFTDK
- a CDS encoding circularly permuted type 2 ATP-grasp protein, which encodes MFNRTGKPKKHYQKVANFFSKMSKDEFLELNNHTKISFMYQGVTFTVYSEKEGIERIFPFDLFPRIITQREWEKIERGLVQRITALNLFLHDIYHDKKILKDRVIPYDLVLESPHYNKEMINLEPPGGVYTHVSGIDIIRHKDGEFYVLEDNLRSPSGVSYVLSNRSTMKKVLPNIFFHYEVSSVSDYPQQLLAMLKSVAPEGVDEPTCVVLTPGIYNSAYYEHTFLAHNMGVELVEGRDMFVDNNFVYMKTIYGPQKVDVIYRRVDDSFLDPLVFKPESLLGVPGIMAAYRAGNVTIVNAPGTGVADDKAIYAYVPQMIRYYLKEEPVLNNVPTYICDIEEDFNYVMDNMEKLVIKPVDESGGYGILIGAMATKEEIETYKNKIRRNRRKYIAQPIMTLSTHPTFIEESGKFEPRHIDLRTFLLYGKDFKYPLKGGLTRVALKKGSLIVNSSQGGGSKDTWVME
- a CDS encoding alpha-E domain-containing protein, giving the protein MLSRIANNLFWLGRYLERVEDTTRFVEVQYYSALDAPFIQKKELTLNSILSILGNSDYYFQKYETLSEDDVLYTAIFDRDNPTSVFYSLSMARENARTTRDILAEHLWESINRFYHYLKNYRFNRFQKNPFDLLDTVIDNCFIINGIIDRIIMKDIGWAFIKLGIDIEKAAQLSRIILAKIQDIENMKNPTEIAERFQWNKLLESTAAEDIKSTLDPKATDKEKVLEILILNPKSPRSISYNLQSIYNLLVLVSLDKEEKAGSVEFEAGKLASRFRYTTVEDIINVGEKEFCLRTLNDIYSLATLIEKRYFVY
- a CDS encoding transglutaminase-like domain-containing protein, with protein sequence MRYKVIYNTDNHYTDVVREAIYDLLVLPTTDESQTLLFYNTENSIKEKPTLYKNTFGFDVFRIRTAKPFETFSFRMEAEVAVKEVNPFDFISLPPEEERAILNSEAFKIDNFLFLKRTRYTHLSDSNKKKIPNLDKSKSVFNFLLELNRYINERIDYCTLSTDVYTTADQVFELGKGVCQDYAHAFISVARENQIPSRYVSGYLNPGEGLIGSLFMHAWVEALIPGVGWKGFDPTNNLLVDENYVKVAHGVDYNDCAPIKGVVKTNGKVETQYLVQVSQEQQ
- a CDS encoding M14 family metallopeptidase yields the protein MIEEVFSLDLRVSEKFYIRRNRYTPGNPGSGKRISIVSGIHGDELEGQMVCYLLNRFLRENEDKILGTIDIYPSINSVGIDSILRNVPPTDIDLNRVFPGSPEGTLPERIAFALVEAVKGSDIAIDIHSSNIFLFEIPQVRISEENAETLVPLAEKLNVDFIWVHGAVTVLKSTFAHTMNELGTKTLVVEMGVGMRLTQEYCYQLFRGIVNLLTQEGFLNYEVNYDVRKPTISTNGEVHFINAEAPGIFIQNSEHGSWVNEGENIGRVVSSLTGEVLQDVVSPAKGFLFTLREYPVVYPGSLLARIYEEKNG